The DNA segment AACCGTCAAATTTTCATGAACATGTTAATGAAAGTGGTGCACCATTTTATACAAATAATCCACAACACTCACCTGTTCATTCTGGTGGTCAAAGAAGATCTTCTGAAGATGACCTTGGATGTACAAATGAAGGGGTGTGAGAAAGACCCGTCGTAGAAGATGGTGTGTTCTTTTCAAACGAGGATCTCCTTCACCCTAGGCCACACAATATGTTGGTGTTAGTGCAATCGTGCATGAACAACAATGTGGATGTAGCACCACAAGCCTCAGAAGAAATACGACCACGAAGAGTAAAAATGAAAGTACGTCATCATAGGTAACGAGCAGCTGCGTGCAAGTCACCTTTTGTACAATTATGtgtatcaaaatataaaaggtTGATGGAAGAAGAGACACATGTTGTCGACTATGTGTTTGACGAGTCAAAAGATCCTAGGTTAGTCCCAAATCACACGTTTAGCAAGTATTGTTCTTAAAAGACTATGATTATGGATTTgtctagaaaacaaaaaaaattactcacGTCTTGTGTTTCATGTGATTAATAGTGAGATGCTTTGTGCATATGGTGGCTATGGCGTGACACGGGAACAACTTCAATGCTTAGTAGGGGAGAGCTTCATTGATATTCCGGTAAGGTTtatgataaataagaaaaaataccTTCATCTTTCCATTGATCATTTTAACTAATGAAGAGGCATTATGTAAGTGATTTCCATGTTTTGCCGATACATGAATGCAAAAGAAGAGAATCCTTCTCGCAGACACTTTTTTAATCCATACTTTGGGGTGAGGTTTTTTTCCTCGAGTACACCAAATCTTGTCCCTAATATAAGATGCATGTTTAGTTTTAGTCATACATTGTTACTATGATCTCAACAACTTTTTACAGGAAATATGTGGTTCAATGAGCAAGTCTACCTCAAAATCAACACTCAAGAAAAGATTAGGTAGTTATTGTGTTAATCTTGAATGTTGCAACCAGGTAATGCTTGACTATTGTATTGATTATATAGATTgatgacaattttttaataattttgaatttatatttcaaatatttaagcaTTCATTGTTGTTATGATGATTGTCTGTTTTGTAGTTTTATATCCCCTTATTCCAATTTAATGAATGGGTCATCATGGTAATCAATTTGGAGGCTAAAAGGGTGGATCTACTTTCATCATATAATAGCATTCAACGTGTTCACTTTGTTAATGAAGCTTTCAAAGTAGTTGGATTTATGTCGcagttattaaaaaattcctTCAAGCGGAATGATgtgaatataaataatttacatcTACAGTATGCAAATATCGTTGGCGATCCAAAATTGttagttacattttttttttcttccatgtaTTCATTTTCAATCCTAATTGGGTCCTATGTTAATAACATGTCACAAATCATACTTGTTATTGCAGATGTCATACTGGGATGTATGCTATTCTCTATATGCAACATTGGGATGGAAGTGGTCTTAATAGAACCATTAATTCTGTAAGTTGTTAAATAtgatgttatgtttttattttcaaatgtacATGTTAAATGTTACCGGGATGTAGGGTCTAACATAAGTTTAATGTGTAGGAACGCATGAGCCTTGAAAGATTGAAATTTGCAACTCATATGGTTCTTGATAGCGAAAATGAAATTGGTGAAATGGTTACAACTAATATTTGGTCAACCAATGATGTAGAATAGTATTGGGTAACCTTCacaattaatttcttttgttttatttcattcaattttttaactatACATTCTAATTTAAACTTCAACTTGGTCATCAATAGTGAATAATAGATTTTGAGGCTATGTCATGTCTTTTTTATAGTACAATAGAAGGGATAAGTTATCAAGACTGCTTCCAATGCATGCATGGTTCATTTGACTACCAGGTTAGGTGCTATCTCctccctatatatataaaactatagtaaatgacatttttattttttaaggttatattATTGACAATTTCTTTATGCTTCCATAAATCGTTTGTGTTATTCCATATAACCTGTTTAAATCAGTTGATAATATTGTAATGACATGGTCTGGTTGCTTAAACTTATCCCCAATTTTCTATGTTTATGTATAATCATGAGCTAATTATTAGATAATTCAACAACCCTGTAAACCAATTTGGTCAAATGGCTGTATTTTCTGTTTAGCTGAAAGAATCCTTGTTACCATCTTATTGTGGGTTTGGTTGTCTCGCATCTATAAAGCAATTGATACTAAACTTAGTTTAGAGTGATTTTTGATGGTTAGACATTTAATAAGACAAATGATGACTTGTTCCTACATTAATATTTCCTAAGGGAGTGTTGTGGAAGGAACCCTCTAAAAGAATAAGTTCCTTCATTACTCATAAGCTTTATaggtttttattatgttttatttacatCTTATGGTTAACTGTACTTCTCTTATCTTTAGGAGGTCACTGATAAGCTGATTGAGGAGGATGAATTTGATGCAGATCAAAATGATGCATTTAAGGTGATCTGTAATTGATGATATGCATGTAACTTATTGCTCTTGCATGTAATTAACCATACCATGAACTTAAATTGTTTTGGTTGCTCAGAATTTTGTCAAAGACAATATCTGAGAGTCAAAAAAAGCCAATAGACAGGTATTTTATAGCAGATACCAATCGTTGCAATAGTTTTGGTCTTAcacataaatttcaaatatgttaAGTACTTGTCAATTCCTTTTCTTGTAGGCTAGAGAAGCTCGAAAAAAGGCCTTGCAGAAATGAGTTAGTAGACTAAAGTAGCATTTGAAAACATGAAGTTTAACAAGTTCTACTCAGTCCAGACCGATGATACTCCTGACATATCAAATGTTAAggtacaatttattttttcttttgcaaaagCTAATATTATTAACACCATCTAATTAAAAGAAGGTGCACAAATGTACACAAGAAGTTTAGAAATGAGACATAAAGGCAATTAGATTGAGAGATTAACAAAAGCACCTCTCTATAATCATTAaaagcccaaccaatcaacacaATCTAATATGGACAGTCATGTTAAAAGTCAGAGAGAGCATAAGAAAGAATTTGTTAGAGTTTGTTCCGATTTTTCTTCATTGACAAAAACTCTAAAATGTTAAGGTACAATTTTGAACATCTCTTCTATTGAAAGAACAGAATATCTTCGACAccactatttttgtttctccatGTGAGACTATTGATAGCCTATGAATCTTGTGCATTTTGGAGCTGGCCTTGATGCGATATTCAAGATCATGGTGTATTGCTATAAGTCGTTCCCTACATAAATAGTCAAAAAATAATCTCTTGACggaatatatgtttaatttatttatctgttCCATGCTAACATAACCTGTTTGGTATTTTTAATATCAACTAACTGATCGCCCAAAAGCTTTGTCATTATGtggccattttttttccttggtatCCAAATGGATCAATATGACACTATTTCTAAATGGTTTGACTTTTACTTAGCTAATTAAGTTGAGTTTTTTCTGTTGAGTCACCTTGTTTTCACTTGGCCATGGTTTATTGAGGGTATGTTTTGTCATCCATTTTGTGAATAAGTACAAAAAATAGTTAATTGGTTGTAGCATATCAATGAATTTGGCCTCTTCTACATGACTCATTAATCTTTAAATAGTAATTATTATTGTTTGGAATGCCTTTCAGGCACCGTTTATAAACATGTATTATGGGAAAGCTCATGAAGTTCTGTGATTGGGCTCATCAACCACCAGTATTTCTACTACAAAAGATGCCAATTGATTTGCATTGGGGACTATAGCTAGCTATTGATTCTAGGATATGTTTCATGATGAAAGTTCATAATGGAACCCTAAATGTGTGCTAAATCTGGTGGTTCTTTCTCGGTTTCTCAAGTTTGTCTTACCTTTCCAATTTATGTACTTTGTTAAAAGTTCTAATTTTGTCCCATCAACATTATTTCTTGTATTCCCAAAAGGTTCAATTCTGCCAATGCCATGAAATACAAATAGTTATTGATCATTTATGGAGGTTTAAatgattgtggatgatatagaCATTTACAAAACGAAATTGCATACTCGTGCAGCGTTTGGCATGATGGAAAATATCATAGTGgtaataaatctttgtttagcAAGGTGATTAGCTTCTATGTGTAGCTATCAGAGTAATAAAGCcatagaattttatatttacggatgatttttaaaaataattatttttaatgatatgggtcatttttttccaaattgaattaaataaacttCTACTACtgtttttgtggaaaaaaaattggagtccATGCGCATTTTTTGCTAAttgtgaaagttttttttagcatttttaataatttaatgatacattttttaaagtatttaaaatgtcataaaatatgttttaatatacgtattttttaattttaaaataaatctcttaAAGACATTAAATCAATTAATGCtacttttcttataaaaatttaataaatattatatttattcataCTTATATCAACTACATTAcacttatttgataaatatttatccattttatgtcaaagagaacaaaaacttgaaaaactttTGTTGCATTTGATTTGATTGTATCACAATGGACAATTAATAACTAGAGGTCAACATATTACCAATATTTATGATGCACCTACCACATAATAACTTCACATTCACTCCACATATTGACAGTCTCCAATTGTAGGCTTGTAGAAGACTTCATATTACCAATATTTATGATGCACCTACCACATAATAACTCCACATTCACTCCACATAATGATAGTCTCCAATTGTAGGCTTGTAGAAGACTTCATTCACATTGTTTCATCCCATCCAACTTTAGTGACTTGTAACTATGCACTCATTATGGAACATTAAATGCATGTATGTACTAGCTACATCTCTTGCATAGGCGGACCTCCATTCCAACTTCAACCATTTACTCAGTTTGGTTGACATCACATCCTCAACAACTCATATTCATTCCCATTTACACCTCATATTCTACCACCTATACACGTTGCACATCACAACCTCCCTCTTCCACCCACCCATTCCTCCATTGTAGTTAATCTACCCTTTCACTCTAAGATTTTCACCGGCATAATCGTCAACAATTTGctacaataacaacaacaataaggtttgtttttcattgttttctaCACATATTTTTTCTTGGTTGTGGCAACCACTCTTTTGGGAGTTGCTTGAATTCCTTTTTAAGCTATTTGTGGTTGGCTTGGATGCAATGAATTGAAACTTTTCATCTCTAACTTCCATCACTGaatttttaacaatatgtaGTGCCATTACAAGGACCAAACATCATGCCGCTTAAAAAGAAGGTTAGACATGGCTCAACGTTAACTGTACCTGAGGAAGTCCAACATAACCCTTTCATGCCTCGCCACCCACCGGATGAGCACGAATGTGATAAGCTCATAGAAAAACGACCAATTGTCGTTGAGCGTGTCATTCTAATTGCTAGGTTTGAAGAACATGGTGTTGCTGAGTTACTAGATTTTTACAAATTGAGACCATTTATACAGCTAACGCAAGAATGTTATCCAACTCCTGTGCGAGCATTCTATAGCAATATCATAAATGTTGACGAGGAGAAATATTCGTTTCACACTTCATTCAAGGGAGTTGTTGTGCGAGTTTCCCCATCCCTTATTGGACGCATCTTCCCTTTAGAAACACCCAAGAAAGCTATTAACTTTTGTATTCCAGATATTGATATAAAGGCAATGTCAGACACAATAACAGAGGAATTATGCGGCCATTCTTTTCAGTTGGGTACAAGTGTTGAACGTAGATCTCTTCTTCCAAAATACAGGATTCTAAGTCTGATATTGTTTCATACTGTCTTGAATAAGAAGGGTCATCTTAATGAGCTTACACTATATGTTCTGCATATTCTGTTCCACATGG comes from the Vitis vinifera cultivar Pinot Noir 40024 chromosome 12, ASM3070453v1 genome and includes:
- the LOC104880879 gene encoding uncharacterized protein LOC104880879 isoform X2; translated protein: MFCRYMNAKEENPSRRHFFNPYFGEICGSMSKSTSKSTLKKRLGSYCVNLECCNQFYIPLFQFNEWVIMVINLEAKRVDLLSSYNSIQRVHFVNEAFKVVGFMSQLLKNSFKRNDVNINNLHLQYANIVGDPKLCHTGMYAILYMQHWDGSGLNRTINSERMSLERLKFATHMVLDSENEIGEMVTTNIWSTNDVE
- the LOC104880879 gene encoding uncharacterized protein LOC104880879 isoform X1; the encoded protein is MEEETHVVDYVFDESKDPSEMLCAYGGYGVTREQLQCLVGESFIDIPEICGSMSKSTSKSTLKKRLGSYCVNLECCNQFYIPLFQFNEWVIMVINLEAKRVDLLSSYNSIQRVHFVNEAFKVVGFMSQLLKNSFKRNDVNINNLHLQYANIVGDPKLCHTGMYAILYMQHWDGSGLNRTINSERMSLERLKFATHMVLDSENEIGEMVTTNIWSTNDVE